One Streptomyces sp. L2 genomic window carries:
- a CDS encoding FAD-binding oxidoreductase, protein MDMLWNGWGDPAKAAPLPDSVTGLLRDLLGVKPRTTPALALEDIHLPAPTAEPAALAALARAVGGDEHVRTDAVSRIRHTRGKSTPDLLRIRTGDLADVPQAVVLPASHDEVLAVLRACAEHSLAVVPFGGGTSVVGGLAPERSAFVALDLRRMNALLDLDPVSRTAVLQPGLRAPEAEALLAEQGFTLGHFPQSFEWATIGGFAAARSSGQASAGYGRFDEMVLGLTLATPEGTLDTGRAPRSAAGPDLRQLVLGSEGAFGVITSVTVRIRPLPEVRVYEGWRFASFEEGAAALRRLAQDGPRPTVLRLSDETETLIGLAQPDAIGGNLAQSDAGCMAVTGYEGTPEDTAQRREQAAAVLRACGGTLIGTEPGDRWAHGRYSAPYLRDALLDAGAFAETLETAAFWSRVPALYAAVRTALTDTLTEAGTPPLVMCHISHVYENGASLYFTVVSAQGVDPVAHWTPAKHAANDAIVAAGGTISHHHGVGTDHRDWYVQEAGPLGIEALRAVKRRLDPEGLLNPGVLLPTD, encoded by the coding sequence ATGGACATGCTGTGGAACGGCTGGGGAGACCCGGCCAAGGCGGCCCCGCTGCCCGACTCGGTGACCGGACTGCTGCGCGACCTGCTCGGCGTCAAGCCGCGCACCACCCCCGCGCTCGCCCTGGAGGACATCCACCTGCCCGCTCCCACGGCCGAACCCGCCGCCCTGGCGGCGCTCGCCCGGGCCGTCGGCGGCGACGAGCACGTCCGCACGGACGCGGTGAGCCGGATCCGGCACACCCGCGGCAAGTCCACGCCCGACCTGCTCCGCATCCGCACCGGCGACCTCGCGGACGTCCCCCAGGCCGTCGTCCTGCCCGCCTCCCACGACGAGGTCCTCGCCGTCCTGCGGGCCTGCGCGGAGCACAGCCTCGCCGTCGTCCCCTTCGGCGGCGGCACCTCCGTCGTCGGCGGACTCGCCCCGGAGCGCAGCGCCTTCGTCGCCCTCGACCTGCGCCGCATGAACGCCCTCCTCGACCTGGACCCGGTCTCCCGCACCGCCGTCCTCCAGCCCGGCCTGCGCGCCCCCGAGGCAGAGGCCCTCCTCGCCGAACAGGGCTTCACCCTCGGCCACTTCCCGCAGTCCTTCGAATGGGCCACCATCGGGGGCTTCGCCGCCGCCCGCTCCAGCGGACAGGCCTCCGCCGGCTACGGCCGTTTCGACGAGATGGTCCTCGGACTCACCCTCGCCACCCCCGAGGGCACCCTCGACACCGGCCGCGCCCCCCGCTCCGCCGCCGGACCCGACCTGCGTCAGCTGGTCCTCGGCTCCGAGGGCGCCTTCGGCGTCATCACCTCCGTCACCGTGCGGATCCGCCCGCTGCCCGAGGTCCGCGTCTACGAGGGCTGGCGGTTCGCCTCCTTCGAGGAGGGCGCCGCCGCCCTGCGCCGCCTCGCCCAGGACGGACCCCGGCCGACGGTACTGCGCCTGTCCGACGAGACCGAGACCCTCATCGGCCTCGCCCAGCCCGACGCGATCGGCGGCAACCTCGCGCAGAGCGACGCCGGCTGCATGGCCGTCACCGGCTACGAGGGCACACCCGAGGACACCGCACAGCGCCGGGAGCAGGCCGCGGCCGTCCTGCGCGCCTGCGGCGGCACCCTCATCGGCACCGAACCGGGCGACCGCTGGGCCCACGGCCGCTACTCCGCGCCCTACCTGCGCGACGCCCTCCTCGACGCCGGCGCGTTCGCCGAGACCCTGGAGACCGCCGCGTTCTGGTCCCGCGTCCCCGCCCTCTACGCCGCCGTCCGTACCGCGCTCACCGACACCCTGACCGAGGCCGGCACCCCGCCGCTGGTGATGTGCCACATCTCCCACGTGTACGAGAACGGCGCCTCCCTGTACTTCACCGTCGTGAGCGCCCAGGGCGTGGACCCCGTCGCCCACTGGACGCCCGCCAAGCACGCCGCCAACGACGCCATCGTGGCCGCCGGCGGCACCATCAGCCACCACCACGGCGTGGGCACCGACCACCGCGACTGGTACGTCCAGGAGGCCGGACCGCTCGGCATCGAGGCCCTGCGCGCCGTCAAGCGCCGCCTCGACCCCGAGGGACTCCTCAACCCCGGCGTCCTGCTCCCCACCGACTGA